In one window of Bizionia sp. M204 DNA:
- the rpsO gene encoding 30S ribosomal protein S15, producing MYLSKEEKQELFAKHGNGKTDTGSAEGQIALFTQRIEHLTQHLKTNRKDYNTERSLVMLVGKRRALLDYLIKKDILRYRAIIKELGLRK from the coding sequence ATGTATTTATCAAAAGAAGAAAAGCAAGAGCTTTTCGCAAAACACGGTAACGGAAAAACCGATACTGGAAGCGCAGAAGGCCAAATTGCATTATTTACACAACGCATCGAGCATTTAACACAGCACTTAAAAACGAATCGTAAAGATTACAATACGGAGCGTTCATTAGTAATGTTAGTTGGTAAGCGTCGTGCATTACTAGATTACTTAATTAAGAAAGATATCTTAAGATATCGTGCTATTATTAAGGAATTAGGATTAAGAAAATAA
- the fbaA gene encoding class II fructose-bisphosphate aldolase — MSHSIKPGVATGHEVQAIFKLAKEKGFALPAVNVVGSNSINGVLETARDLNAPVIIQFSNGGGVFNAGKGLSNENQKAAIAGCIAGAKHVHLMAEAYGVPVILHTDHCAKKLLPWIDGLLDASEVHFKETGKPLYSSHMIDLSEEPIEENIEICKRYLERMSKMGMTLEIELGITGGEEDGVDNTDVDDSKLYTQPDEVAYAYEELSKVSDQFTIAAAFGNVHGVYKPGNVKLTPKILKNSQAHISEKFNVEHNHIDFVFHGGSGSTVEEIREAIGYGVIKMNIDTDMQYAFTSGVRDYIIEKQAYLQTQIGNPDGDDVPNKKYYDPRVWLRKGEETFVARLKKAFEDLNNVNTL, encoded by the coding sequence ATGTCACATTCTATTAAACCAGGCGTTGCTACTGGACACGAAGTTCAAGCCATTTTTAAGTTAGCTAAAGAAAAAGGCTTTGCCTTACCAGCTGTAAATGTTGTTGGTTCCAACTCAATAAATGGTGTTCTGGAAACGGCTAGAGATTTAAATGCGCCCGTAATTATTCAATTTTCAAATGGTGGTGGTGTTTTTAATGCTGGAAAAGGCTTAAGTAATGAAAATCAAAAAGCCGCTATTGCTGGTTGCATTGCAGGTGCTAAACATGTGCATCTAATGGCAGAAGCCTACGGTGTTCCGGTTATTTTACATACCGATCATTGTGCTAAAAAACTATTGCCTTGGATAGATGGTTTATTGGATGCTAGTGAAGTGCATTTTAAAGAAACTGGTAAACCACTTTACAGCTCGCACATGATTGATTTAAGTGAAGAGCCAATTGAGGAAAACATAGAAATTTGCAAACGCTATTTAGAGCGCATGAGCAAAATGGGCATGACCCTTGAAATTGAATTAGGTATTACAGGTGGTGAAGAAGATGGTGTAGATAATACGGATGTGGACGATTCTAAATTATACACACAACCCGATGAAGTTGCTTACGCCTATGAAGAATTAAGTAAAGTAAGCGATCAATTTACAATTGCGGCAGCCTTCGGAAATGTACATGGTGTTTACAAACCTGGGAATGTAAAATTAACGCCAAAAATTCTTAAAAATTCGCAAGCACATATTTCAGAAAAATTTAATGTAGAACATAACCATATTGATTTTGTTTTTCATGGAGGATCTGGAAGTACAGTTGAAGAAATTCGCGAAGCCATTGGTTATGGTGTTATTAAAATGAATATTGACACGGATATGCAATATGCCTTTACATCTGGCGTTCGTGATTACATAATAGAAAAACAAGCCTATTTACAAACACAAATAGGAAATCCAGATGGCGATGATGTGCCAAATAAAAAATATTACGATCCGCGCGTTTGGTTACGTAAAGGTGAAGAAACATTTGTTGCACGTTTAAAGAAGGCTTTTGAAGACTTGAACAACGTGAACACTTTATAA
- a CDS encoding BamA/TamA family outer membrane protein: MRIHSSKIAFYITFALFFVSCNTIKHVGEDQQLLTSNTVTVNDKVNNTETINNLLYQKPNRKLLTIPIRLHIYNLARPNIDSILKANIAKKPNREENLERFLSKKQLDQYIESRKGINTWLKTTGEAPVILNDEKTKRSINRLEAYYFHNGWFTAKATSETTKIDSSRSKVDYYVTTGDPYIVDSLSVKIASPAIDTLYNESKKQSHIQLNKQYKTSTFEQEKDRLTDYFRNHGVYHFSEDYIYFEMDTIDTDKKVKVELQIQDRLIKNDDSSRREPFTIYKIKDVNIYTDYSYQDRNKMQKDSTKFKGYNLFSNDKLRFKPKALTDVVFITPDSTFRDSDRTLSYRHISELRTFKYPNIEYVENPDTTLTANVYLTPLKKFGLEFSAEVSQSNIQTIGLSFNPSVLMRNVFGGAETLQLTAFGSIGASKDGANDDDKFFDINEWGADLKLTVPRLLLPFNTQKLIPKSMSPSTRMSISTSSQTNIGLDKQTLSGTLNYRWKPNFKVTNRFDLFSVQYVKNLNPDNYFNVYSTSYNTLNDIAQDINYIGPNDELGIPDQANEFIQESIGDNPPNGLTSDNIQNINYINERQERLTENNLIIASSYNYVRDNRTSLFDENFSIFRGKIESAGNLLSLASNAFGSPKNANDNYEIFDVAYSQYIKTEFDYIKHWDLGKKQVLALRSFFGIAIPYGNSNSIPFSKSFFAGGTNDNRAWTAYSLGPGSSDSNDEFNEANLKLAFNLEYRFNVFGDFYAAFFADAGNIWNVLDNIEDPQATFTSFQSLEDIALGTGFGLRYDFGFIIFRFDTGFKTYDPSYEMGNRWLNDYNFTNAVYNIGINYPF, from the coding sequence TTGAGAATACATTCTTCAAAAATAGCCTTTTATATTACGTTCGCTCTGTTTTTTGTGTCTTGTAATACCATAAAACATGTTGGAGAAGATCAGCAACTACTAACTAGCAACACCGTTACGGTGAATGATAAGGTAAATAATACGGAAACCATTAACAATTTACTTTACCAGAAACCAAACCGAAAACTATTAACAATTCCCATTCGGTTACATATTTACAATTTAGCACGGCCAAATATCGATTCTATTTTAAAAGCGAATATTGCTAAAAAACCCAATCGTGAGGAAAACTTGGAGCGCTTTCTGTCCAAAAAACAACTAGATCAATACATAGAATCTAGAAAAGGTATTAACACCTGGTTAAAAACCACCGGCGAAGCGCCCGTTATTTTAAATGATGAAAAAACCAAACGTTCTATAAATCGGTTGGAAGCTTACTATTTTCATAACGGTTGGTTTACAGCCAAAGCAACATCAGAAACCACAAAAATAGATTCCAGTCGTTCTAAAGTGGATTATTATGTAACCACAGGCGATCCTTATATAGTTGATTCTTTAAGCGTGAAAATAGCATCACCAGCAATAGACACCTTATATAATGAATCTAAAAAACAATCCCATATTCAATTAAACAAACAGTATAAAACGTCAACGTTTGAACAAGAAAAGGATCGATTAACAGATTACTTTAGAAATCATGGTGTCTATCATTTTAGTGAAGATTATATATACTTTGAAATGGACACCATTGACACAGATAAAAAAGTAAAAGTTGAATTACAAATTCAAGATCGACTCATAAAAAATGATGATTCCTCCAGGCGTGAACCGTTCACTATTTACAAAATAAAAGACGTTAACATTTATACAGACTATTCCTATCAAGATCGGAATAAGATGCAAAAAGACTCTACGAAATTTAAAGGTTACAACTTGTTTAGTAATGACAAATTACGCTTCAAGCCAAAAGCTTTAACAGATGTGGTTTTCATTACGCCCGATTCCACCTTTAGAGATAGCGACAGGACTTTATCTTACAGGCATATTTCAGAATTACGAACCTTTAAATACCCAAACATTGAATATGTTGAGAATCCCGATACCACTCTAACCGCCAATGTCTACTTAACACCTTTAAAGAAATTTGGTTTAGAATTTAGTGCTGAAGTATCTCAAAGTAACATTCAAACTATTGGACTGTCCTTTAATCCTTCTGTGCTTATGCGAAATGTTTTTGGTGGTGCCGAAACCTTACAACTAACAGCCTTCGGATCCATAGGAGCTTCAAAAGATGGCGCCAATGATGATGATAAGTTTTTTGATATTAACGAATGGGGTGCCGATTTAAAATTAACGGTTCCGCGTTTATTGCTTCCATTTAATACCCAGAAACTCATTCCAAAAAGCATGTCACCCAGCACACGAATGAGTATTTCCACTTCCAGCCAAACCAATATTGGATTGGATAAACAAACGCTTTCTGGAACACTTAATTACCGCTGGAAACCGAATTTTAAAGTCACCAACCGATTCGATTTATTTAGTGTTCAATATGTAAAAAACTTAAATCCAGATAATTATTTCAATGTATATAGCACATCCTATAATACTTTGAATGACATAGCTCAAGATATTAATTATATTGGGCCTAATGATGAGTTAGGCATACCAGATCAAGCCAATGAATTTATTCAAGAATCTATAGGCGACAACCCGCCAAATGGCTTGACTTCAGACAATATTCAGAATATTAACTACATTAATGAACGTCAGGAACGTTTAACAGAAAACAACTTAATCATTGCTTCTAGTTATAATTATGTAAGGGATAATAGAACAAGTTTATTCGACGAGAATTTTTCCATTTTTAGAGGAAAAATAGAATCGGCAGGAAATTTACTTTCTCTGGCGTCCAATGCTTTTGGAAGTCCAAAAAACGCGAATGATAATTACGAGATTTTTGATGTTGCCTATTCACAATATATTAAAACCGAATTCGATTATATTAAACATTGGGATTTAGGCAAAAAACAAGTTTTAGCACTTCGAAGCTTTTTTGGAATTGCCATTCCTTATGGTAATTCAAACAGTATTCCCTTTTCAAAAAGTTTCTTTGCAGGAGGTACTAATGACAATCGCGCATGGACTGCCTACAGTTTAGGCCCTGGAAGCTCAGACAGTAATGATGAATTTAATGAAGCCAACCTGAAGTTAGCCTTCAATTTAGAATACCGGTTTAATGTATTTGGCGATTTTTATGCCGCCTTTTTTGCCGATGCCGGAAATATCTGGAACGTTTTGGATAATATTGAAGACCCACAAGCAACCTTTACCAGTTTTCAATCTTTAGAAGATATTGCCTTAGGAACAGGATTTGGATTGCGTTACGATTTTGGCTTTATTATTTTCCGTTTTGACACGGGCTTTAAAACCTACGATCCGTCTTACGAAATGGGCAACCGCTGGCTAAATGATTATAATTTCACCAATGCTGTTTATAACATTGGTATCAATTACCCGTTTTAA
- the ubiE gene encoding bifunctional demethylmenaquinone methyltransferase/2-methoxy-6-polyprenyl-1,4-benzoquinol methylase UbiE, with translation MSKVNPYKDSNLGKKEQVTKMFDTISGNYDGLNRVISFGIDVSWRKKVLAIIKASNPETILDIATGTGDLAIMLAQTNAKKIVGFDISSGMLEIGKQKVAHKNLDNKIDMVLGDSENMPFEDNSFDAITVAFGIRNFETLEKGLSEIHRVLKPGGTFVILETSMPTKTPYKQGYKFYTKNILPVIGKLFSKDKTAYAYLCESASVFPFGEELNNILRKIGFTNVNDLPQTFGVATIYTLSK, from the coding sequence TTGTCGAAAGTAAATCCATATAAAGATAGTAACCTAGGAAAGAAAGAACAGGTTACAAAAATGTTTGATACTATTTCTGGAAATTACGATGGTTTAAATCGTGTTATTTCCTTTGGTATTGATGTGTCTTGGCGAAAAAAAGTACTCGCTATTATAAAAGCAAGTAATCCTGAAACCATTTTAGATATTGCAACGGGAACTGGCGATTTGGCTATTATGCTTGCTCAAACCAATGCCAAAAAAATTGTGGGTTTTGATATTAGTAGCGGTATGCTAGAAATAGGCAAACAAAAAGTAGCTCATAAAAATCTAGATAATAAGATAGACATGGTTTTAGGCGATTCTGAAAACATGCCGTTTGAAGATAATTCTTTTGACGCCATTACGGTTGCCTTTGGTATTCGAAATTTTGAAACCCTAGAAAAAGGCTTATCTGAAATTCATCGTGTGCTAAAACCTGGAGGCACTTTTGTGATTCTTGAAACCTCCATGCCAACCAAAACACCTTACAAACAAGGTTATAAATTTTACACTAAAAATATTTTACCAGTTATTGGTAAATTGTTTTCAAAAGACAAAACAGCCTATGCTTATTTATGCGAATCTGCTTCTGTTTTTCCTTTTGGTGAGGAATTAAACAATATTTTGCGTAAAATTGGGTTTACTAATGTGAATGACTTGCCACAAACATTTGGTGTGGCTACTATTTATACATTATCAAAATAG
- a CDS encoding porin family protein has product MRKHLVLFGFILLSQVASAQLFSKEKIRNLETEDKRLLSYGFFLGYNSYDFNFDYNTDQADILVEKTGGFSVGLIGNLRIMEYMDLRFEPGLYITTRNLVYDESYFQGMEFTDTDLKREVKSTYIHFPLLMKFSTKRINNFKPFVVAGLSTALNLSSNENNPDDNSSGQFRTKKNMFFYEVGFGVDFYLYFFKFTPSIRGVFALNDEIIQDKDPNSPWTSNVNTMKTRGVFLNFTFQ; this is encoded by the coding sequence ATGAGAAAACACCTTGTCCTTTTTGGGTTTATTTTACTATCGCAAGTAGCTTCGGCACAATTATTTTCAAAAGAAAAAATCAGGAATCTGGAAACTGAAGATAAAAGGCTTTTAAGTTATGGTTTCTTTTTAGGGTACAACAGTTATGATTTTAATTTTGATTATAATACGGATCAGGCTGATATTTTAGTAGAAAAAACAGGAGGCTTTAGTGTTGGTTTAATTGGAAATCTGCGTATTATGGAATACATGGATCTACGTTTTGAGCCTGGTTTATATATTACAACACGGAATTTAGTTTACGATGAAAGTTATTTTCAAGGTATGGAATTTACGGATACGGATTTAAAGCGCGAAGTAAAATCTACCTACATCCATTTTCCGTTGTTAATGAAATTTTCTACCAAACGTATCAATAATTTTAAGCCGTTTGTGGTTGCGGGATTATCTACAGCTTTAAATTTATCGAGTAACGAAAATAATCCAGACGATAATAGCAGCGGACAATTTAGAACTAAAAAGAATATGTTCTTTTACGAAGTTGGCTTTGGGGTGGACTTTTATCTTTACTTCTTTAAATTTACACCATCTATCCGCGGCGTTTTTGCACTTAATGACGAAATTATTCAAGATAAGGACCCTAACAGTCCTTGGACAAGCAATGTAAATACTATGAAAACGCGTGGTGTGTTTTTAAACTTTACGTTTCAGTAA
- a CDS encoding RNA methyltransferase has protein sequence MLSKNQIKLITSLKQKKYRQQHGLFVAEGIKTIAELLNSNLELHHVYTVSTCNLDADLETLISETDLKKISFLKTPNQALAIFKIPQVERLPKSGFILALDDIRDPGNLGTIIRLCDWFGIQNLVCSEQTVDCYNPKVIQATMGSITRVQVSYTDLNAYLSATTSPIYGAFMDGDNVYNEALIPEGVLVMGNEANGISEPIEKHITKRISIPRFGAIQATESLNVATATAVLLSEFKRG, from the coding sequence ATGTTATCAAAAAACCAAATAAAACTAATAACGAGTTTAAAACAAAAAAAGTACAGACAGCAACATGGATTGTTTGTGGCTGAAGGTATAAAAACTATAGCGGAGCTTTTAAATTCTAATTTGGAGTTACATCACGTATATACCGTTTCAACATGTAATTTGGATGCTGATTTGGAAACGCTTATTTCAGAGACGGATTTAAAGAAAATCAGTTTCTTAAAAACACCCAACCAAGCTTTGGCTATTTTTAAAATTCCTCAAGTTGAAAGGCTACCAAAAAGCGGTTTTATTTTAGCCCTGGATGATATTCGTGATCCAGGAAATTTAGGAACAATTATCAGGTTATGCGATTGGTTTGGAATTCAAAATTTAGTTTGTAGTGAACAAACCGTAGATTGTTATAACCCAAAGGTTATTCAAGCAACCATGGGTTCTATTACGCGCGTGCAAGTTAGCTATACAGATTTGAATGCGTATTTGAGCGCGACTACATCCCCAATTTATGGTGCTTTTATGGATGGTGACAATGTGTATAATGAAGCATTAATTCCAGAAGGCGTTTTAGTTATGGGAAATGAAGCTAATGGCATTTCTGAACCTATTGAAAAACATATCACAAAACGCATTAGTATTCCACGCTTTGGCGCAATTCAAGCTACTGAAAGCTTAAATGTAGCTACTGCAACGGCTGTTTTGTTGAGTGAATTTAAAAGGGGTTAA
- the accD gene encoding acetyl-CoA carboxylase, carboxyltransferase subunit beta — MSWFKRKEKGIQTSTEQKKDTPKGLWYKSPTGKIVDAKELEQNFYVSPEDGYHVRIGSNEYFKILFDDNKFKELDAKLESKDPLKFEDTKKYPDRLKAAQEKTKLQDAVRTAVGKSKGNDLVVACMDFSFIGGSMGSVVGEKIARAGQYALKKKIPFMIISKSGGARMMEAALSLMQLAKTSVVLAQLADAGIPYISLCTDPTTGGTTASFAMLGDINIAEPGALIGFAGPRVVRDTTGQDLPEDFQTSEFLLEHGFLDFISHRKNLKNKVNLYIDLIANQPLRA; from the coding sequence ATGTCTTGGTTTAAACGAAAAGAAAAAGGAATTCAAACCTCTACGGAGCAAAAGAAAGACACACCCAAAGGGTTGTGGTATAAATCGCCAACAGGAAAAATTGTTGATGCTAAAGAATTAGAGCAAAACTTTTACGTGAGTCCTGAAGACGGTTATCACGTAAGAATTGGGAGTAACGAATACTTCAAAATCTTATTTGACGATAATAAATTCAAGGAATTAGATGCTAAATTAGAATCTAAAGATCCTTTGAAATTTGAAGACACTAAAAAGTATCCAGACCGTTTAAAAGCGGCTCAAGAAAAAACCAAACTTCAAGACGCTGTTCGTACAGCCGTTGGAAAATCTAAAGGAAACGATTTAGTCGTTGCCTGTATGGATTTCTCATTTATAGGAGGTTCTATGGGATCTGTGGTTGGCGAAAAAATAGCACGAGCTGGACAATATGCTTTAAAGAAAAAAATACCGTTCATGATTATCTCCAAATCTGGAGGTGCACGTATGATGGAAGCCGCTTTATCCTTAATGCAATTGGCAAAAACCTCGGTTGTTTTGGCACAATTAGCAGATGCTGGCATACCGTATATATCTTTATGTACAGATCCAACAACCGGCGGAACAACCGCCTCTTTTGCCATGTTAGGCGATATTAATATTGCAGAACCAGGTGCTTTAATTGGATTTGCTGGACCACGCGTAGTTCGTGATACCACAGGACAAGATTTACCAGAAGATTTCCAAACATCGGAGTTTTTATTAGAACACGGTTTCTTGGATTTTATTTCACACCGTAAAAATTTAAAAAACAAAGTGAACTTATATATTGATTTAATTGCCAATCAGCCATTAAGAGCATAA